One stretch of Thermococcus sp. 21S9 DNA includes these proteins:
- the glmM gene encoding phosphoglucosamine mutase: MGKLFGTFGVRGIANEKITPEFALRMGMAFGTMLKREGREKPLVVVGRDTRVSGEMLKNALISGLLSVGCDVIDVGIAPTPAIQWATNHFKADGGAVITASHNPPEYNGIKLLEPNGMGLKNEREAVVEEVFFNEDFDRAKWDEIGEVREENIIKPYIEAIKSRVDVEAIRKRKPFVVVDTSNGAGSLTLPYLLRELGCKVVSVNAHPDGHFPARNPEPNEENLRDFMKIVKALGADFGVAQDGDADRAVFIDENGRFIQGDKTFALVADAVLRENGGGLLVTTIATSNLLDDIAKRNNAKVMRTKVGDLIVARALLEHNGTIGGEENGGVIFPDFVLGRDGAMTVAKIVEIFAKSGKKFSELIDELPKYYQFKTKRHVEGDRKAIVAKVAELAKAKGYEIDTTDGTKILFSDGWVLVRASGTEPIIRVFSEAKSEEKAREYLELGLKLLEETL; the protein is encoded by the coding sequence ATGGGGAAGCTGTTCGGAACCTTCGGTGTTCGAGGAATCGCCAACGAGAAGATAACGCCCGAGTTCGCGCTCAGGATGGGCATGGCCTTCGGGACGATGCTCAAGCGCGAGGGAAGGGAAAAACCCCTCGTTGTCGTCGGCAGAGACACGAGGGTGAGCGGTGAGATGCTGAAGAACGCGCTCATCAGCGGACTCCTCAGCGTCGGCTGTGACGTCATCGACGTGGGAATAGCACCCACCCCGGCGATACAGTGGGCCACCAACCACTTCAAGGCCGACGGCGGGGCGGTTATTACGGCCAGCCACAATCCACCGGAGTACAACGGCATAAAGCTCCTCGAACCGAACGGAATGGGCCTCAAGAATGAGCGCGAGGCGGTCGTTGAAGAGGTCTTCTTCAACGAGGATTTCGACAGGGCGAAGTGGGACGAAATCGGCGAGGTTCGCGAGGAGAACATAATCAAACCCTACATCGAGGCGATAAAGAGCAGGGTGGACGTTGAGGCAATCAGGAAGAGAAAACCGTTTGTCGTCGTTGACACCTCCAACGGCGCCGGAAGCCTGACTCTGCCTTACCTTCTGCGCGAGCTCGGCTGTAAGGTCGTCAGCGTCAACGCCCACCCGGACGGCCACTTCCCGGCCAGAAACCCGGAGCCGAACGAGGAGAACCTAAGAGACTTCATGAAGATTGTGAAGGCCCTCGGTGCCGACTTCGGTGTTGCCCAGGACGGCGACGCTGACAGGGCCGTCTTCATAGACGAGAACGGGCGCTTCATCCAGGGTGACAAGACCTTTGCCCTCGTTGCCGACGCGGTTCTCAGGGAAAACGGCGGTGGACTGCTCGTTACCACCATAGCGACCTCCAACCTGCTCGATGACATTGCGAAGAGGAACAACGCGAAGGTTATGCGCACGAAGGTTGGGGATTTAATTGTCGCGAGGGCACTCCTTGAGCACAACGGAACCATCGGTGGCGAGGAGAACGGTGGTGTCATCTTCCCGGACTTCGTCCTTGGAAGGGATGGGGCGATGACAGTAGCAAAGATAGTCGAGATTTTCGCGAAGAGCGGAAAGAAGTTCAGCGAGCTGATTGATGAACTGCCAAAGTACTACCAGTTCAAGACGAAGAGGCACGTGGAGGGCGACAGGAAGGCGATAGTCGCCAAGGTTGCCGAGCTCGCCAAGGCTAAGGGCTACGAGATAGACACCACCGACGGGACGAAGATACTCTTCTCGGACGGCTGGGTTCTGGTTAGGGCCAGCGGAACCGAGCCGATAATAAGGGTCTTCAGCGAGGCCAAGAGCGAGGAGAAGGCCAGGGAGTACCTCGAGCTCGGGCTGAAGTTGCTGGAGGAAACCCTCTAA